TGATCGAACTCAGTATGATCACCGGAACGGGACGTGCCGAAGCCTTGATAGCCCGGGCTAAACCGGCGCCGTCCATTTCAGGCATTTGCATATCGGATATAACCAGCTGAACAGACTTATCAGACGCCAATACCTCCAGGCATTCTTTAGCTGACGAGCAAGTTATTGGTATCAGTTTCCAATGTTCCAGCTGGGCCTTCAGGATAACAAGATTAGTTTTGTTGTCGTCGACAATAAGCACTTTTTTGTCTTGTATATTATCAAAACCCGGCATCAAAATATTCTCGGCCACAGACTTATTGCTTGTTTTGGCGCGAATGGTAAAATTAAACACCGAGCCCTCCCCTAATTTGCTTTCAACCCAAACATTGCCGCCCATCAGCTTAACCAGGCGTTCGCTGATAATAAGGCCAAGACCCGTACCACCATATTTGCGCGTGGTTGATGAATCGACCTGTGAGAAAGGCTTGAACAGGGTTGACAGCTTCTCTTCGGGGATGCCTATACCAGTGTCCTTTACGCTGAACGCTATCTCAATTTCGTCATTTGAAACGGCCTGCGACAGTGAGGCTTTGATAAATACTTCGCCTTTGGATGTAAACTTGATAGCATTATTGATCAGGTTGATGATAACCTGTTTCAGGCGAAGACTATCCCCTATCACAAAACGCGGCAGGTTAAAATCAACCTGGTATATCAGGTCGAGGTGTTGCTCGGCAGCTTTCTGCGAGAACATGTCCATGATCTCTTCAATGCTTTGGCGGAGGTCGAAATCCTCTTCCTCGATATCCATTTTACCCGATTCGATCTTGGAAAAGTCGAGGATATCATTGATGACGTTCATCAGGCTGTCGCCACAATTAATGATAGTCTCGGTATACTCACGCTGTTCTTCATTTAGCTTCGTTTCAGCAAGCAGCGAGGCCATCCCTATTACGCCGTTCATCGGCGTACGTATCTCGTGACTCATGGTGGCCAGGAAGATACTTTTCGCCTCGTTTGCCTTATCGGCTTCCTGGCGGGCTTTGTATTCCTGGTTCTTTTGGTCTTCTAATTCTTCTGACTGCGACTGTAATTCTTCATTCAGCGACTGCAGTTCTTCGGATTGCGACAGCAGCTCTTCATTCACCGCCTGCAATTCTTCCGACTGCGACTGCAACTCCTCGTTCAACGCCTGCAAATTATCCGACTGTTCCTGCAGTTCTTCGGCTTGCCGCATTACAACAGCGGTGCGTTCTTTTACCTGTTGCTCGAGACGCGCCTTTTGTTTGATAATGCTGTGAACCCGGTAACGGTAGATGCCGTAGATGGAACTTAAAATAAAAAGACCGGTCAGCGTTTCAAACCACCAGGTGAGCCAAAACGGAGGCACCACGGTTACTTTCAGCGTAAGCACGTTGGGCGACCATTTACCGGCACTATTCTGGCTCTTTACCTTAAATACATATTCCCCGGCGGGTACATTCGTATAAACCGCGGTGTTCTTATCTTCTACATAATTCCATCCTTTATCAAAAGGCTCTAATATGTAGGCATATTTCTTTTTATCGGGCGACAAATAATCCAGCGAAGCATATTCAAATGACAGTACCGACTGATCGTGCGACAGGGTGATGGATTTCGTTTCGGAAATATCTTCTTTTAAAGGGGATTTATCATTGTCGTCGCGGGCCACATCAACGTCCTTATTAAAGATCTGGAACCTTGTTAATACCAGCGGCGGGTTATATGGGTTGTCAACTATCTGATCGGGGAAAAATGAGTTAAAGCCGTTTACACCACCAAAGTAGAACGCGCCGGTGCGGCTTTTGAGTGAGCTATGCTGTTTAAACTCATCAGCCTGCAGGCCGTCTTCTGTAGTAAAATTCCTGAACTTCCGGGTAGCGGGATCGAACATGGACAGGCCATTGTTAGTGCTCACCCAAATGTGCCCTTTATCATCTTCCAAAATAGACTGCACATAATCATTCGGCAGGCCATCTTTAGTTTTATAGATCGTAAAGTGTTTGGTTTTCAGATCGAAAACATCCAATCCGCCGAGGGTACAAACCCAAATGCGACCCGAATGGTCCTCGTAAATATCGAACACCGTGTTGTTGCTGATGCTGTTCCTGTTATCGTCATGCTTAAAGCTTGTGCAGGTATATGTCTTTGTATCGAATAAACATAAGCCGGCATCGTCGGTGGCCAGCCAAAAATTACCCTTACTGTCGCAAAGCATTGCATTTATGCGGTCGCTGCCCAGGCTTTTTGGATTTGCAGGATCGTTTTTGAAATGCGTAAAACTATTCGAGGCAGGGTTGTACAGGTTCAGGCCGTCGCCAAATGTACCCAGCCATATTCTTTTGTCGGGTGTTTGAAGTATGGCGTATACATTGTCGCCGCTCAGGCTTTTCGGGTCAGCCGGGTCGTGGCGGAAAGAGCGAAAAGTACGGGTTTTAGGGTCCATCACGCTTACGCCATTGCCCCAGGTGCCTATCCATAAATTCTTCTGATCGTCCTGCTCGATGTCGAGGACGTTATCGCCGGCTATGCTATTTTTGTTGCCATCCTGGTGCCTGAAGGTAGTAAAACTGTTTTTCTTCAGGTTGAACAGGTCCATGCCGCCGCCATCCGTACCGATCCATATATTGTAATCATCATCCTCAAAAAGGCTTAGTACAAAGTCGTTTGAAAGGCTGTTCGGTAACGAATTATGCTTATAGTGTATAAAGTTACCGGTATTCTTTTTATACAGGTTCAGGCCCCCGCCGTACACTCCTATCCACATATTGCCATGGCGGTCCTTAGTGATAATATCAACCGAATTACCGGTAAGGCTGGTATTATCGACATCATCGTGCTTATAACTGAAGAATTGTTCCCATGCATAAGTGTATATGCTCAATCCGCCGTTTTCGGTGCCTATCCACAGGTTGTGGTTGTCGTCTTCGGCAATGCTCTGGATGCTGTTATTGATCAGCGAGTTGCTGTTTTTTGCATCGTGCATAAAATGCCTGAACGTTTGGGTTTTGGCATCGTAAAGGTTCAGGCCCGTTTCCTGCGTCCCTATCCAGACATGTCCGTCGCTATCTTCGTATATTGCAGTAACCTTATTGCCCGATAGTGAATTTTTATCGGCGCTGTTATGCTTAAAGCTAACAAAGGAGCCTTTCTGGCGATCGTATAAGCAGAGACCATCGTTAACGGTACCTATCCAGACGTTATTGTGACTGTCCCTGGCGATGGTCATTATTTCGTTATCGCTAAGGCTGTTAGGATCATTGGGGTTATTCCGGTAATGTTTAAATATCCCATTAAAAGGGTCATATACATCAACGCCATCGTGCTGGGTGGATACCCATATCTTTCCGTAATCATCGATGATCACCTTGCTGGTAAAATTGCTCGAAATACTGTTCAGACTTTTGGGATCGTGCAAAAAACGATGGAAACGATTGGCTTTCCGGTCATATTTGTTCAGGCCCCCTCCTACAGTTGCTATCCATAGGTTGCCCTGCCTGTCCTCGGCGATATCCTGTACATAGTTATTGGCAATGGATGTAGTATCTTTTACATCATTGCGGAATACGCGGAACTTATAACCGTCGTAGCGGTTAAGTCCGTCGGCGGTGCCTATCCATATAAAACCGCGGCTATCCTGCAGTATGCTGTTTGGGTTCAGCTCGGATAAGCCATTCGCAGTGCCTAAATGAGAAAAATGCAGTTGTTGTGTTTGCGCGAACGAAAACACCGGGGCTGCAAAAAATAAGAGCACTAACCAACACCTCAGCTCCCTCAACACAGCGGTTCTTATTACATTAACGGCTTTAACCATCACTTTTAATAAAGTTCTAATTATCAGGGGTATTTATCTTCGCATTTGTACGAAATGGAAAAGCTTTTGGTTATATTGAACGCCCAAATATTTGCTTTGGCTATGCGTACAAATAACACTTTGACGCTCCAAAAAATCATCAAAAAAGTATAAAATGAGTATAATCCACGCAAGAAAGGACATTGAGAACCGGGAAGATATCCGCCTGCTTGTTGAAAACTTTTATCGCAAAGTCACCGGTGATGAGATGATCGGGGAGATATTCAGGGACGTGCTTGTATTCAGATGGGACACCCATATACCTGTGATGATCGATTTTTGGGAATCCGTGCTTTTAGGCGGAACGTCTTATCGTGGAAACGCAATGCGCGTGCATATCGATCTCGATAAAAAGCACCGGTTATCGCCCGTGCATTTCGAACGATGGAAAAAACTATTCTTTGAAACTATTGACGAGCATTTTGCCGGCGAAAAAGGAGATGAAGCAAAAAAGAAGACCGAATTAATGGAAACCCTGATGCTGACCAAGATCGATAAGAGCAGGGGCCTCAACTTTATTCAATAACCCACTTCGTTTTTTAGGTATTACTACCTGACCAAATACCGTGTAAACACGGTTGCAAGCGTGTTAGCTATATTTTAATTTTAGCTAACATACTAATAGTCAATATTTTCTTTATTTTTATTTAATAATATTGACTATTAGTATAGGTAATTGCTTTATCTAAATTGGATATGGGTAACTTTCTTGCAAAAACTAAGAATCAATTAGGTATTATTATTACCGTTATGTTTCTCGTACTGCTGGGTGCGGGTTATTTCTTTGTATACATACCCGCAAATGAAAAAACAGTACAGCAGCGCCGCTTTACATCGCTGCAAAAAATTGACAGTAATATCCATTCCAGGATAGATAACAGCGGCAATTTCCTGGCGACACAATTGCATTCGTTCGATCACACCCCTGCTTATAAAGCATTTGTAACCAACTATTCAAAAAAGAATTTTACGCTGCTTTATGATCCGGCCCTGCCATCCGTATCCAATAACAGGGAAAAAAATGATAAGCGCGACCATGGCCCGGTTATCGATACCGGCGTTGATGTTTTTGTCGACAACAACGCGCAAAACCTGATACTGATCAAAAGCCGGCAGGGCGATACAAATGCCCGGCTGGGCATCCAGTTTAAATTTAAGCAGTTTGTCCAATCGCTTTTGCCGCATAATGTTTTCGATCAGTACATCGTATTCGCCAACAATAAAAAGCTTTATGAAACATTCCCTTCGGGACTCACCTACCAGGTACCCGATTCGCTGCTGCAGGTGGTCAACAGGATATCATCGCCTGGTGTGCGGAGCCTGAAAATAGGAGGCACTGATTATAAGGCCTTTACGCAGCCTGTAAATGTTGGCAACGGCAACGAACTGCTTGTAG
Above is a window of Mucilaginibacter ginsenosidivorans DNA encoding:
- a CDS encoding group III truncated hemoglobin, with translation MSIIHARKDIENREDIRLLVENFYRKVTGDEMIGEIFRDVLVFRWDTHIPVMIDFWESVLLGGTSYRGNAMRVHIDLDKKHRLSPVHFERWKKLFFETIDEHFAGEKGDEAKKKTELMETLMLTKIDKSRGLNFIQ
- a CDS encoding hybrid sensor histidine kinase/response regulator, with the translated sequence MLLFFAAPVFSFAQTQQLHFSHLGTANGLSELNPNSILQDSRGFIWIGTADGLNRYDGYKFRVFRNDVKDTTSIANNYVQDIAEDRQGNLWIATVGGGLNKYDRKANRFHRFLHDPKSLNSISSNFTSKVIIDDYGKIWVSTQHDGVDVYDPFNGIFKHYRNNPNDPNSLSDNEIMTIARDSHNNVWIGTVNDGLCLYDRQKGSFVSFKHNSADKNSLSGNKVTAIYEDSDGHVWIGTQETGLNLYDAKTQTFRHFMHDAKNSNSLINNSIQSIAEDDNHNLWIGTENGGLSIYTYAWEQFFSYKHDDVDNTSLTGNSVDIITKDRHGNMWIGVYGGGLNLYKKNTGNFIHYKHNSLPNSLSNDFVLSLFEDDDYNIWIGTDGGGMDLFNLKKNSFTTFRHQDGNKNSIAGDNVLDIEQDDQKNLWIGTWGNGVSVMDPKTRTFRSFRHDPADPKSLSGDNVYAILQTPDKRIWLGTFGDGLNLYNPASNSFTHFKNDPANPKSLGSDRINAMLCDSKGNFWLATDDAGLCLFDTKTYTCTSFKHDDNRNSISNNTVFDIYEDHSGRIWVCTLGGLDVFDLKTKHFTIYKTKDGLPNDYVQSILEDDKGHIWVSTNNGLSMFDPATRKFRNFTTEDGLQADEFKQHSSLKSRTGAFYFGGVNGFNSFFPDQIVDNPYNPPLVLTRFQIFNKDVDVARDDNDKSPLKEDISETKSITLSHDQSVLSFEYASLDYLSPDKKKYAYILEPFDKGWNYVEDKNTAVYTNVPAGEYVFKVKSQNSAGKWSPNVLTLKVTVVPPFWLTWWFETLTGLFILSSIYGIYRYRVHSIIKQKARLEQQVKERTAVVMRQAEELQEQSDNLQALNEELQSQSEELQAVNEELLSQSEELQSLNEELQSQSEELEDQKNQEYKARQEADKANEAKSIFLATMSHEIRTPMNGVIGMASLLAETKLNEEQREYTETIINCGDSLMNVINDILDFSKIESGKMDIEEEDFDLRQSIEEIMDMFSQKAAEQHLDLIYQVDFNLPRFVIGDSLRLKQVIINLINNAIKFTSKGEVFIKASLSQAVSNDEIEIAFSVKDTGIGIPEEKLSTLFKPFSQVDSSTTRKYGGTGLGLIISERLVKLMGGNVWVESKLGEGSVFNFTIRAKTSNKSVAENILMPGFDNIQDKKVLIVDDNKTNLVILKAQLEHWKLIPITCSSAKECLEVLASDKSVQLVISDMQMPEMDGAGLARAIKASARPVPVIILSSINDESRKKYPGLFSAVLTKPVKQNQLLKSICTELGERRETVAQDVQQNNVLDASFGKQYAMDILIAEDNPVNQKLIERILLKLGYTALVTNNGLEAVNELKRKRYDIILMDIQMPEMDGYEATRTIRKLELEQPYIIAMTANALSEDRDICLSHGMDNYISKPMKLDTLVALLKEAHRIKRGPVSV